A window from Nitrospira sp. ND1 encodes these proteins:
- a CDS encoding 3-deoxy-7-phosphoheptulonate synthase, with translation MNRPIDNQHVIEIKPLPSPRDVKTQLPISDEVSELVFQTRQAIRNILHGRDMDRLIVIVGPCSIHDPDAAYEYADRLKPVADAVRDKLLIVMRTYFEKPRTTVGWKGLINDPHLDGTCDIAQGIQLARTILLNINGKGLPCATELLDPVTPQYIADLLSWTAIGARTTESQIHREMASGLSMPVGFKNGTEGSLQVAINAMITSRSPHHFVGVNADGITSIIKTTGNPDHHIVLRGGGGRTNYSVEDIARAEAAVASEGLARGVMVDCSHDNSGKNHQRQVEVAGEVLKQFQQGRRAIMGLMLESHLQGGRQTWDPNKALTYGMSITDSCLAWSDTEALLYGMAESLATRPV, from the coding sequence ATGAACAGGCCGATCGATAATCAGCATGTCATAGAGATTAAACCGCTCCCCTCGCCCCGCGATGTCAAAACGCAGCTGCCTATCAGCGACGAGGTGTCCGAGCTCGTGTTTCAGACGCGACAAGCGATCCGGAACATCCTGCACGGCCGTGACATGGACCGGCTCATTGTGATTGTCGGCCCCTGCTCGATTCATGATCCCGACGCCGCCTATGAATATGCCGACCGCCTCAAGCCGGTCGCCGACGCCGTCCGCGACAAACTCCTGATTGTCATGCGCACCTATTTCGAGAAGCCCCGCACCACGGTGGGCTGGAAGGGCCTGATCAACGATCCCCATCTGGACGGCACCTGCGACATTGCCCAGGGCATTCAGCTGGCCCGGACAATTCTGTTGAACATCAACGGCAAAGGCCTCCCCTGCGCGACGGAACTGCTCGACCCGGTCACCCCGCAGTACATCGCCGACCTGTTGAGTTGGACCGCGATCGGCGCGCGCACGACCGAGAGCCAGATCCATCGCGAAATGGCCAGCGGTCTTTCGATGCCAGTCGGCTTCAAGAACGGGACGGAAGGCAGCCTGCAAGTCGCCATCAACGCTATGATCACCAGCCGGAGCCCGCACCATTTTGTCGGTGTGAATGCCGACGGCATCACCTCTATCATCAAGACGACCGGCAACCCCGATCATCACATCGTGCTGCGCGGCGGCGGCGGACGCACCAACTACAGTGTCGAAGATATCGCCCGCGCGGAGGCGGCCGTAGCCAGCGAAGGTCTGGCTCGCGGCGTGATGGTGGATTGTTCGCACGACAATTCCGGCAAGAACCATCAACGCCAGGTAGAAGTCGCCGGCGAAGTCCTCAAACAGTTCCAGCAAGGCCGCCGTGCCATCATGGGCCTCATGCTGGAAAGCCACCTGCAAGGTGGCCGGCAGACCTGGGATCCCAACAAGGCCCTGACCTACGGCATGTCCATCACCGATTCCTGCCTGGCCTGGAGCGACACCGAAGCGTTGCTCTATGGCATGGCTGAGTCGCTCGCGACGCGACCCGTCTAG
- a CDS encoding TonB-dependent receptor — MLSSVRGVFHVCLGMVLIALALGVLPVFAQEPAVAKGRTITGTVQNQDLRRVPQASVEVKDQEGTVVGAAVANEAGEFSVDLPSEGTYSVSAVQDTYRSEYAIMKVGAEPAAPVTLTLSKTQEIALEVVSPLAPIQYKASSETYALSRKEIEALPRGNNNELHDVLLTIPSAVYGSLKQVHIRQDHANLQLRIDGVPIPDTVSSTFSDVISPRAWERADIILGGMEAQYGNKAAAVLDITTKSGTKPSFGSVQMMGGSNKTINPSFEYGGTIGEKFRFYILNSHTATNRGIEPPTLGRSVYHGQSERNQTFIRGDYQHDNRNNFTWLFLNSVAKYQIPTSPGGELDPSGQMLPLLQGSRPGFSPVASQAIDEFQKENNQYGHMVWRHDVNANNFFSLSGYMRHTRATFKTDPLNLLAYTADPAEPFSAADQDRNAYSTGVRFDYTYVHSKQHLIKAGFQLDRTQSVNKTRLFTFADDGGGNPTGDLLSLNADNRQIGYRQEFWIQDQWSPNDQWTFNLGLRGDIVQYQRNEGQVSPRIGVSYKYNPSNVFHVFYGRMFTPPNLEAISFAKLNTLGTRAQPEDLTNNTVRAERAHYFEIGSYHALNRYATLQFTGWYKLSNFLSDAGQFGTTPLLNYFAFERGWQRGIDGALKLQLTENLTARGNVAWGQCKGYGLQSGHFLLEAKEIADINSQGGVFCDHMQTLTSSAIVSYRLLERTTFTGQMLFASGLRTSENEDAKTNSSHSPSYTIYNLSIAHVFPLPWEGQKFLLGFDIVNLLDQRYFINQGEGSIGLGVSHAGMPRSFFFRGQWFF, encoded by the coding sequence ATGCTGTCGTCGGTCAGAGGTGTGTTTCATGTGTGTCTTGGAATGGTGTTGATAGCCCTCGCGCTCGGTGTTTTGCCGGTGTTCGCGCAGGAGCCGGCGGTTGCCAAAGGTCGAACGATTACCGGGACGGTGCAAAACCAGGATCTTCGGCGGGTGCCTCAGGCATCGGTGGAGGTGAAGGACCAGGAAGGGACGGTCGTGGGCGCGGCGGTCGCGAACGAGGCCGGGGAATTCTCCGTCGATCTGCCGTCCGAGGGAACCTATTCCGTGAGCGCGGTGCAGGATACCTATCGCAGTGAATATGCCATCATGAAGGTCGGGGCCGAGCCGGCCGCTCCGGTGACCTTGACCCTCTCGAAGACACAGGAGATCGCGCTTGAAGTCGTGTCTCCGTTGGCGCCCATTCAATACAAAGCCTCCAGCGAAACCTATGCGCTCAGCCGTAAGGAGATCGAGGCCCTGCCGCGCGGGAATAACAATGAACTCCACGATGTGCTCCTCACGATTCCGAGCGCGGTCTACGGGTCGCTCAAGCAAGTGCACATCCGTCAGGACCATGCCAATCTGCAACTCCGCATCGACGGCGTACCGATTCCGGATACCGTCTCCTCGACCTTCTCCGATGTGATCAGCCCCAGGGCTTGGGAGCGGGCGGACATCATCCTGGGCGGCATGGAAGCGCAATACGGGAACAAAGCGGCGGCGGTGCTGGACATCACGACGAAGAGCGGCACGAAGCCGTCCTTCGGGTCGGTGCAGATGATGGGCGGCTCGAACAAGACCATCAATCCGTCCTTCGAGTACGGCGGCACGATCGGCGAAAAGTTCCGGTTCTATATTTTGAACAGCCACACGGCGACGAATCGGGGCATTGAGCCGCCGACGTTGGGCCGATCTGTTTATCACGGGCAGAGCGAGCGCAATCAAACCTTCATCCGCGGCGACTATCAACACGACAACAGAAACAACTTTACCTGGTTGTTCCTGAATTCGGTGGCCAAGTATCAGATCCCCACGTCACCTGGCGGCGAACTGGATCCGAGCGGGCAGATGTTGCCGCTGTTGCAAGGGAGTCGGCCGGGGTTCTCACCCGTGGCCTCGCAGGCAATCGACGAATTCCAGAAGGAGAACAACCAATACGGTCACATGGTCTGGCGGCATGACGTGAATGCCAACAATTTCTTCAGCCTGTCGGGCTACATGCGACATACGCGTGCCACGTTCAAGACCGATCCGCTGAACCTGTTGGCCTACACGGCCGATCCGGCCGAGCCCTTCTCAGCCGCCGATCAGGATCGCAATGCCTATTCCACCGGCGTGCGATTCGACTATACCTACGTACACAGCAAGCAACACCTCATCAAAGCCGGGTTTCAGCTCGACCGGACGCAGTCGGTGAACAAGACCCGGCTGTTCACGTTTGCCGACGACGGGGGGGGCAATCCGACCGGCGATCTGCTGAGTCTCAATGCCGACAACCGCCAGATCGGGTATCGGCAGGAGTTCTGGATTCAGGATCAGTGGAGCCCCAACGACCAGTGGACGTTCAACCTTGGCCTGCGCGGCGATATCGTGCAATATCAGCGCAACGAGGGCCAGGTCAGCCCGCGCATCGGTGTGAGTTATAAGTACAATCCGTCGAACGTATTCCACGTGTTCTACGGCCGCATGTTCACGCCGCCGAATCTGGAAGCCATTTCTTTTGCCAAGCTCAATACGCTCGGGACCAGGGCGCAGCCGGAAGATCTCACCAACAATACGGTGCGGGCCGAACGGGCGCACTACTTCGAGATCGGTAGTTACCATGCGTTGAACCGGTATGCCACGTTGCAATTTACCGGCTGGTACAAGCTCAGCAATTTCCTATCCGATGCGGGACAGTTCGGTACCACGCCGCTGCTGAACTATTTTGCGTTCGAGCGTGGCTGGCAGCGGGGAATCGACGGGGCCTTGAAACTGCAACTTACCGAGAATCTCACGGCGCGGGGCAATGTGGCCTGGGGTCAGTGTAAGGGGTACGGATTGCAGTCCGGTCATTTCCTCCTGGAGGCCAAGGAAATCGCGGACATCAATTCGCAGGGCGGGGTCTTCTGCGATCACATGCAGACCCTGACGAGTTCGGCGATCGTGAGTTACCGGCTGCTTGAGCGCACGACGTTTACGGGGCAGATGTTGTTTGCCTCAGGACTGCGCACGTCGGAGAACGAGGACGCCAAGACGAATTCCAGCCACAGCCCGTCCTATACGATCTACAATCTTTCGATTGCGCACGTGTTTCCGTTACCATGGGAAGGGCAGAAATTCCTCCTCGGCTTCGATATCGTCAATCTGTTGGATCAACGGTATTTCATCAATCAGGGAGAGGGGAGTATCGGGTTGGGCGTGTCGCATGCAGGGATGCCGAGGTCGTTCTTTTTCCGCGGCCAATGGTTCTTCTAG
- a CDS encoding L-threonylcarbamoyladenylate synthase, with protein sequence MIRTGRIIPAARKESIMLAAEVIRKGGLVAFPTETVYGLGCNALNPEAVARVFEAKQRPSFDPLIVHIADEAALDGLAHTISLNDRLLMERFWPGPLTLLLPKRAQVPDLVTAGLPTIAVRMPSHPVAQGLIREAAVPVAAPSANPFGYVSPTCAQHVADGLGERVDLILDGGPCQLGVESSIASMVGSRPELLRPGSITLEEISKVVGPVVRAPKNLTMVAPGRLARHYATHTPLTILTEQEAQPIMPLAERAGLLAMTEPRHSGHRYCSIEVLSPSGDLREAAQHLFAALRRLDAQGFDRLYAEPCDERGLGMAIMDRLRRCAEPLT encoded by the coding sequence ATGATTCGGACAGGGAGGATAATCCCAGCAGCCAGGAAGGAGTCGATAATGTTGGCCGCGGAGGTGATCCGGAAAGGTGGCCTTGTCGCCTTCCCGACCGAAACGGTGTATGGGCTCGGTTGTAACGCGCTGAATCCCGAGGCTGTGGCGCGTGTCTTCGAGGCCAAGCAACGGCCCTCGTTTGATCCCCTCATCGTGCACATCGCGGACGAGGCGGCTCTCGACGGCCTGGCACACACAATCAGCCTCAATGACCGCCTATTGATGGAGCGCTTTTGGCCTGGTCCGTTGACGTTGCTTCTGCCGAAGCGGGCACAAGTCCCCGATCTCGTCACGGCGGGGCTTCCCACCATCGCCGTCCGGATGCCGTCTCATCCTGTAGCGCAAGGGCTGATCCGAGAAGCAGCCGTTCCGGTCGCCGCGCCGAGCGCCAACCCCTTCGGCTACGTAAGTCCGACATGCGCACAACATGTGGCGGATGGGCTCGGGGAACGTGTTGATCTGATCCTCGATGGGGGCCCCTGCCAGCTTGGTGTGGAATCCAGCATCGCCTCGATGGTCGGAAGCCGGCCCGAGCTCCTTCGACCAGGCAGCATCACGCTCGAGGAGATCAGCAAGGTGGTCGGCCCTGTCGTGCGAGCCCCCAAAAACCTGACGATGGTTGCGCCGGGACGGCTCGCTCGTCACTATGCCACACACACTCCTCTGACCATCCTGACGGAACAAGAAGCACAACCCATAATGCCTCTCGCTGAACGGGCGGGGCTGCTCGCCATGACGGAACCACGCCACTCGGGCCATAGATACTGTTCGATCGAGGTGCTCTCCCCATCCGGCGATCTGCGCGAGGCGGCACAACATTTATTTGCGGCGCTGCGGCGGCTGGACGCGCAGGGATTCGATCGTCTCTATGCCGAGCCTTGTGACGAACGAGGCCTTGGCATGGCGATCATGGATCGCCTCCGACGCTGCGCAGAGCCTCTCACCTGA
- a CDS encoding IPT/TIG domain-containing protein produces the protein MAMCITLGFASFLPDLDVFAQQITSKPDHAPPGATVVLRGKGLGSFKSARFNRVTFAGVPALIQRWESDLVEVKVPFTATTGPIEMLVGKKRLSAGTFTVVTPHISSLTPRQAERGTILTIIGEHFGETAGGRDPNTMFGVNDVVIGGGVVRPQQWTHDRIEVEIPSNAVSGDVVVRLASSDPLPDGSCCRPAEYVLSNAVSLSLIPTVRVDPLSGPVGTKVVLFGQGFGADRRTNDAVLIAGQPATIAQWKDDVIVVHVPLGAKSGPVTIKSWGRERTVAHFTVHTPKVTNIAPASAPIGTLLRISGEHFGFYSENGATPYNFMDFNTGENRVEIGGVPAVIYRWDDDRIDAWVPFSAKSGKVVVYRNGNKPNPDGSCCLEQGGVATEAGEFALVTPVIESYQPTSAGLDEVVTIKGRGFGSFLKTAEHTHLGINQKVYKRGDVALNETEGDAVVSNVSRTEVLFNGIAAIVESWGDTQIVVRVPHRNLYGVGKKGEFFDNLATGPLVIRRGSWDILPNDTCCTQTQWLSVEAGQFTIEAKGLPDRDYWKYNRPD, from the coding sequence ATGGCTATGTGCATCACGCTTGGATTTGCCAGCTTCCTTCCGGACCTTGATGTATTCGCGCAACAGATCACATCCAAACCCGATCATGCCCCTCCCGGCGCGACTGTCGTCTTGCGGGGTAAGGGGTTGGGCTCATTCAAGTCCGCGAGGTTCAATAGGGTCACCTTCGCCGGAGTGCCGGCGCTGATCCAGCGCTGGGAATCTGATCTGGTCGAAGTGAAGGTGCCTTTCACAGCGACAACTGGTCCGATCGAAATGCTAGTCGGTAAGAAGAGGCTCTCTGCCGGGACCTTCACCGTAGTCACGCCGCATATCTCCTCCCTCACCCCAAGACAGGCCGAACGCGGTACCATCCTAACGATCATCGGTGAACACTTCGGTGAGACGGCGGGCGGGCGCGATCCGAATACCATGTTTGGAGTGAATGATGTGGTGATCGGCGGCGGCGTAGTGCGCCCGCAGCAATGGACACACGACCGTATTGAAGTCGAGATCCCATCAAACGCCGTCTCGGGTGATGTCGTCGTTCGATTAGCCTCGTCCGATCCGCTCCCGGACGGGTCCTGCTGCAGACCGGCCGAATACGTGCTCAGCAATGCGGTTTCACTCTCGTTGATCCCGACTGTCCGCGTCGATCCTCTGAGCGGGCCGGTTGGGACAAAGGTGGTGCTATTCGGGCAGGGGTTTGGCGCCGACAGGCGGACGAACGACGCTGTGCTCATCGCAGGGCAGCCGGCCACAATCGCCCAGTGGAAAGACGATGTAATTGTCGTCCATGTGCCCCTGGGCGCGAAGTCTGGCCCCGTGACGATCAAGAGTTGGGGACGCGAGCGGACGGTGGCCCACTTCACGGTTCATACCCCCAAGGTCACGAACATCGCTCCGGCCAGCGCACCGATCGGCACGTTGCTTCGCATCAGCGGCGAGCATTTTGGGTTCTACTCGGAGAACGGCGCGACTCCGTACAACTTCATGGACTTCAATACAGGCGAGAACCGGGTGGAGATCGGTGGCGTGCCGGCCGTGATCTACCGCTGGGACGACGACCGGATCGATGCCTGGGTCCCCTTCAGCGCGAAAAGCGGGAAAGTCGTGGTGTATCGAAACGGGAACAAGCCGAATCCCGACGGGTCCTGCTGTCTTGAACAAGGTGGCGTGGCGACCGAGGCGGGAGAGTTTGCACTTGTGACCCCGGTGATCGAGTCGTATCAACCGACGTCGGCCGGCTTAGATGAGGTAGTCACCATCAAAGGTCGGGGGTTTGGTTCTTTCCTGAAGACCGCAGAGCACACACATCTGGGGATCAATCAAAAAGTGTATAAACGCGGAGATGTTGCCCTTAATGAAACGGAAGGTGATGCCGTGGTGTCGAATGTGTCGCGCACGGAAGTGCTGTTCAACGGAATCGCCGCTATAGTTGAGTCCTGGGGCGACACCCAGATCGTGGTACGGGTACCCCATCGCAATCTCTATGGCGTCGGGAAGAAGGGCGAGTTTTTTGACAACCTCGCTACCGGACCGCTTGTCATCCGGCGCGGCTCCTGGGACATCCTTCCGAACGACACCTGCTGTACTCAAACACAATGGTTGAGCGTGGAAGCCGGGCAGTTCACCATCGAGGCCAAAGGTCTGCCGGACAGGGATTATTGGAAGTACAACAGACCTGATTGA
- a CDS encoding alkaline phosphatase family protein, with the protein MKLSSLVIVLLLTGLSVPSQMAHAISKTNSPPSEQTVPEHVILFVLEGIDRQALKAGPMPVLDRLVKTGSVTWSATTVTPPLRLPAMASLFTGLPVEKHGITWDAFEFSRGYPRPPTVFDYLDLSGGRDSAIFFMDESLYQLAKPEPYTDYQLCGPLRPECSPERLVSYIRQYVHKASSGHGYGHAILSLPHFLIVHLPEGARAASIQGWDSNNYRTALHAVDQAIGAVLNIYREHGLLTSTTVFVTALSGTGRTQGPSTADSLLVPWIASGVGIKAGHSIHQPVSIVDTGATVLRAFRLTTHTEWDSRAIEEIFRDTGPISAISTKER; encoded by the coding sequence ATGAAACTTTCGTCTTTGGTCATTGTCCTACTTCTGACGGGCCTGTCCGTCCCATCGCAAATGGCTCATGCCATTTCGAAGACCAACTCACCACCGTCCGAACAGACAGTTCCGGAACATGTCATTTTGTTTGTGTTGGAAGGAATCGACCGGCAGGCACTCAAAGCGGGACCTATGCCTGTGTTGGATCGCCTTGTAAAAACTGGATCGGTCACCTGGTCGGCCACAACCGTCACGCCTCCGCTCCGGCTACCGGCGATGGCCTCTCTGTTCACCGGGCTACCGGTTGAGAAACACGGCATTACATGGGACGCGTTTGAGTTCAGCCGAGGGTATCCCCGGCCTCCAACAGTCTTTGATTATCTTGACCTCAGCGGCGGGCGGGACAGCGCCATCTTCTTCATGGACGAATCGTTGTATCAGTTGGCGAAACCCGAACCGTATACCGATTATCAGCTATGCGGACCTCTGAGGCCCGAGTGCAGTCCGGAGCGGCTGGTCTCCTATATCAGACAATACGTTCATAAGGCATCGAGCGGCCATGGATACGGCCACGCCATTCTGTCCTTGCCACATTTTCTGATCGTGCACTTGCCGGAGGGCGCGCGCGCCGCGTCCATCCAAGGTTGGGATTCGAACAACTATCGCACCGCGTTGCACGCGGTGGACCAGGCCATAGGGGCCGTGCTGAATATCTATCGAGAGCATGGACTCCTGACAAGCACGACGGTGTTTGTCACCGCCTTAAGCGGTACCGGCAGGACACAGGGACCTTCCACAGCAGACTCGCTACTCGTCCCATGGATTGCCTCCGGAGTCGGAATCAAAGCGGGCCACAGCATCCATCAACCGGTTTCCATTGTCGATACCGGTGCAACGGTACTGCGAGCGTTTCGGCTTACGACACATACCGAGTGGGACAGTCGCGCAATAGAAGAGATCTTTCGCGACACCGGCCCCATCTCGGCTATTTCGACAAAGGAACGGTGA
- a CDS encoding efflux RND transporter permease subunit yields the protein MDFSKFFIDRPIFAAVLSIVIFAAGLIAIPILPISEYPEVVPPAVIVRAIYPGANPKVIAETVSTPLEEQINGVENMMYMKSVAGSDGVLQMTITFRPGTDPDAAQVQVQNRVSQALSRLPSEVVSLGVTTQKQSPTFLVMVQLLSPEGKYDALYLRNYANIKIKDELARLPGVGQVQIFGSGDYAMRIWLNPDKIAARGMTAGDVVAAVREQNIQVSAGQLGAEPIAKGTDFLISINAQGRLRTAQEFGSVVLKIGAGGEVVRLSDVARIELGANDYTLRGQLDNQDAPPIGIFQAPGANALTVRDAVIAKMEELKTRFPPGLTYRSDYDTTVFVRDSIQAVVQTLMEAILLVVLVVILFLQTWRASIIPLIAVPVSVVGTFAALYLFGFSINTLTLFGLVLAIGIVVDDAIVVVENVERNIEEGRTPLQAAHQAMQEVSGPIVAIALVLCAVFVPMAFLSGVTGQFYKQFAVTIAISTVISAINSLTLSPALAAKLLKSHGTPKDGLSRLIERLFGWVFRPFNRFFKASSDRYQGTVSRTLKHRGSVFAVYALLLVVTGMLFQAVPRGFIPTQDKLYLMAGVKLPEGASLDRTDAVLRQVVAISKTVDGIAHVVAMTGLNPLQFTNTPNYGIAFLILKPFDERHRSAKDISEEMNQKISAIKEGITFVLMPPPILGLGNGAGYGLFVEDRAGLGFGALQNAVGALQGAVMQTPGMGYPISGYQANVPQLDAEVDRVKTKTQGIALTELFNTLQVYLGSAYVNDFNLFGRTWRVYAQADGDFRGKVEDIANLKTRNDRGEMVPIGSMVKFSQTYGPDPVLRYNGYPAADFMGEADPTKLSSAQAMDNIRDIAAKVLPNGITIEWTDLSFQEASQGKAALLVFPVAILLAFLVLAALYESWTLPLAVILIVPMCMLCALAGVKLTGGDNNTFVQVGLVVLMGLACKNAILIVEFARELELQGKGIVEAALESCRLRLRPIVMTSVAFIAGTIPLVLSHGAGAEVRSATGITVFAGMIGVTLFGLFLTPVFYVGLRMLSGRKLIRHDEPLKQEALAASKTDPFPL from the coding sequence GTGGACTTTTCCAAGTTTTTCATCGACCGCCCGATCTTTGCCGCGGTGCTGTCGATCGTCATCTTCGCCGCCGGCTTGATCGCCATCCCCATCCTCCCGATCAGCGAATACCCCGAAGTGGTCCCGCCCGCTGTCATCGTACGCGCCATCTATCCCGGGGCCAACCCCAAGGTGATTGCCGAAACGGTGTCCACGCCGCTGGAAGAACAGATCAACGGCGTCGAGAACATGATGTATATGAAGTCGGTCGCCGGTTCGGACGGCGTGTTGCAGATGACCATCACCTTCCGTCCCGGTACCGATCCGGATGCCGCTCAAGTCCAAGTACAGAACCGCGTCAGCCAGGCGTTGTCGCGGCTGCCGTCGGAAGTCGTCAGCCTGGGTGTGACGACGCAGAAACAGTCGCCGACCTTTCTGGTGATGGTCCAGCTGCTCTCCCCGGAGGGGAAATACGATGCGCTCTATCTGCGCAACTACGCCAACATCAAAATCAAGGATGAACTGGCTCGTCTGCCCGGTGTCGGCCAGGTGCAGATTTTCGGTAGCGGCGACTACGCGATGCGCATCTGGCTGAACCCTGACAAGATCGCGGCGCGCGGGATGACCGCCGGAGACGTCGTCGCCGCGGTGCGCGAGCAAAACATCCAGGTCTCGGCCGGACAGCTCGGCGCGGAACCGATCGCGAAAGGCACCGACTTCCTCATCTCCATCAATGCCCAAGGTCGTCTGCGGACGGCTCAGGAGTTCGGCAGCGTCGTGCTGAAAATCGGCGCGGGTGGCGAAGTCGTCCGCCTGTCCGACGTCGCCCGCATCGAGCTCGGCGCCAACGACTATACCTTGCGCGGTCAACTGGACAATCAGGATGCCCCGCCGATCGGCATCTTCCAGGCCCCCGGCGCGAACGCGCTGACCGTCCGCGATGCCGTGATCGCCAAAATGGAAGAACTCAAGACACGCTTTCCCCCCGGCCTCACCTACCGCTCGGACTACGACACCACAGTGTTCGTGCGTGATTCCATCCAGGCCGTCGTCCAGACGCTGATGGAAGCCATCCTGCTCGTCGTGCTCGTCGTCATCCTGTTTCTGCAGACCTGGCGCGCCTCGATCATTCCGCTGATCGCCGTGCCGGTGTCGGTGGTCGGCACGTTCGCCGCGCTGTACCTGTTTGGTTTCTCCATCAACACACTCACGCTTTTCGGCCTTGTCCTCGCGATCGGCATCGTGGTGGATGACGCAATCGTGGTGGTGGAAAATGTCGAGCGTAACATCGAAGAAGGACGGACACCGCTCCAGGCGGCGCACCAGGCCATGCAGGAAGTCTCGGGCCCGATCGTCGCGATCGCACTCGTGTTGTGTGCCGTGTTCGTCCCGATGGCCTTTCTGAGCGGCGTCACCGGCCAGTTCTACAAGCAATTCGCCGTGACGATTGCCATCTCGACGGTGATCTCGGCCATCAATTCACTGACCCTCTCGCCGGCCCTGGCGGCAAAACTGCTCAAAAGCCACGGCACACCGAAGGACGGCCTTTCGCGGCTGATCGAGCGTCTGTTCGGCTGGGTCTTCCGGCCATTCAACCGATTCTTTAAGGCCAGTTCCGACCGGTATCAGGGCACCGTCTCGCGTACGTTGAAACATCGCGGTTCTGTGTTTGCCGTGTATGCCCTGCTGTTGGTCGTCACAGGCATGCTCTTCCAAGCGGTACCTCGGGGCTTCATTCCCACCCAGGACAAGTTGTATCTGATGGCCGGGGTGAAACTTCCGGAAGGCGCCTCGCTCGATCGCACAGATGCGGTGTTGCGGCAGGTCGTCGCGATCAGCAAAACCGTGGACGGCATCGCCCACGTCGTGGCCATGACGGGTTTGAATCCTCTGCAATTCACGAATACGCCGAATTACGGCATCGCCTTCCTGATCTTGAAACCGTTCGACGAGCGTCATCGCAGCGCCAAGGACATCAGCGAGGAGATGAATCAGAAGATCTCCGCCATCAAGGAAGGCATTACCTTTGTGTTGATGCCGCCGCCGATTCTCGGACTCGGCAACGGCGCGGGGTACGGACTCTTCGTGGAAGACCGGGCGGGGCTCGGGTTCGGGGCACTGCAAAATGCCGTCGGTGCCCTGCAAGGGGCGGTCATGCAAACGCCGGGGATGGGCTACCCGATTTCCGGCTATCAGGCCAACGTGCCGCAGCTCGACGCCGAAGTGGATCGCGTCAAGACCAAGACGCAGGGCATCGCGCTGACGGAGCTCTTCAACACGCTACAGGTGTACCTCGGCTCGGCCTATGTCAACGACTTCAACCTGTTCGGCCGCACCTGGCGCGTGTATGCGCAGGCCGACGGCGACTTCCGCGGCAAGGTAGAGGACATCGCCAACCTCAAAACGCGTAATGACCGCGGAGAAATGGTCCCGATCGGCTCGATGGTGAAATTCAGCCAAACTTACGGCCCCGATCCGGTGCTGCGCTACAACGGTTATCCAGCCGCCGACTTCATGGGAGAGGCAGACCCGACCAAACTGTCCTCGGCACAGGCAATGGACAATATTCGCGACATCGCCGCGAAGGTGCTGCCCAACGGCATAACCATCGAATGGACCGACCTGAGCTTTCAGGAGGCCTCGCAGGGCAAGGCGGCACTGCTGGTGTTCCCGGTGGCCATCCTGTTGGCCTTCCTCGTCCTCGCCGCGCTGTATGAGTCCTGGACCCTGCCGCTGGCGGTGATCCTGATCGTGCCGATGTGCATGCTCTGCGCGCTCGCCGGCGTCAAACTCACGGGTGGTGACAACAATACCTTCGTGCAGGTGGGCCTGGTCGTGCTGATGGGTCTGGCGTGCAAAAACGCGATCCTGATCGTCGAATTTGCGCGCGAATTAGAATTGCAGGGCAAGGGCATTGTTGAGGCGGCCCTCGAATCCTGCCGCCTCCGGTTGCGCCCGATCGTGATGACCTCGGTCGCCTTTATCGCCGGCACGATTCCCCTCGTGCTCTCACATGGCGCCGGTGCGGAAGTGCGTTCGGCCACAGGCATCACCGTGTTCGCCGGCATGATCGGCGTAACCCTGTTCGGCCTGTTTCTCACCCCGGTGTTTTACGTCGGCCTGCGCATGCTCTCGGGCCGCAAGCTGATCAGGCACGATGAACCGCTGAAACAGGAAGCGTTGGCGGCCTCCAAAACAGATCCGTTTCCGCTGTAA